In a single window of the Anabas testudineus chromosome 19, fAnaTes1.2, whole genome shotgun sequence genome:
- the LOC113155991 gene encoding uncharacterized protein LOC113155991 isoform X1 encodes MDLIFVLSAIIFTLLAIVVATSIFSGSSPTADFANARWYFGHRGDGASGETERPGLKQNGHVPDNKKKKAVDDWCEISGSSHDHWDVVKSVLSEEAYPNPHTEELATHVEHSSSTSSLSVPRPGSRNMSLEGDSSSETSSGRRSFIGLSDKDLLKCAFSHSQTEGATESPGIYDNAESNANNSLKYVPGKARSHHLQMMLSKDELEEEQRVQQEQLAAIFQLLQDNKETFGEVSEGDMEEQLRLYSI; translated from the exons ATGGATCTCATTTTTGTATTATCAGCTATTATCTTCACACTTCTCGCCATAGTGGTCGCTACGTCGATATTTAGCGGCTCTTCGCCGACAGCCGACTTCGCAAACGCGCGGTGGTATTTCGGGCACAGAGGGGACGGAGCCTCCGGGGAAACGGAGCGACCAGGGCTGAAGCAGAACGGCCACGTACCCgacaacaagaagaagaaggcgGTGGACGACTGGTGTGAGATCAGCGGGAGCTCACACGACCACTGGGACGTGGTGAAATCAGTGCTTTCA GAGGAGGCATATCCCAACCCTCACACAGAAGAGCTGGCAACACATGTTGAGCACTCCTCCTCCACATCTAGCCTGTCTGTCCCCAGGCCTGGATCTAGGAATATGAGCTTAGAAGGAGACTCGTCATCCGAGACCTCGTCAGGCCGTAGGTCATTCATTGGGCTCTCTGATAAGGACCTCCTTAAGTGTGCTTTCTCTCACTCCCAGACTGAAGGAGCCACAGAGAGCCCGGGGATCTACG ATAATGCAGAATCAAATGCAAACAATTCATTGAAGTATGTCCCTGGAAAGGCACGATCCCACCacttgcagatgatgttgtccaaAGATGagttggaggaggagcagag ggTGCAGCAAGAGCAGCTGGCCGCCATCTTCCAGCTTCTGCAAGACAACAAAGAGACGTTTGGAGAGGTGTCTGAGGGAGACATGGAGGAGCAGCTTAGACTCTACTCCATTTAA
- the LOC113155991 gene encoding matrix-remodeling-associated protein 7-like isoform X3, translating to MDLIFVLSAIIFTLLAIVVATSIFSGSSPTADFANARWYFGHRGDGASGETERPGLKQNGHVPDNKKKKAVDDWCEISGSSHDHWDVVKSVLSTEGATESPGIYDNAESNANNSLKYVPGKARSHHLQMMLSKDELEEEQRVQQEQLAAIFQLLQDNKETFGEVSEGDMEEQLRLYSI from the exons ATGGATCTCATTTTTGTATTATCAGCTATTATCTTCACACTTCTCGCCATAGTGGTCGCTACGTCGATATTTAGCGGCTCTTCGCCGACAGCCGACTTCGCAAACGCGCGGTGGTATTTCGGGCACAGAGGGGACGGAGCCTCCGGGGAAACGGAGCGACCAGGGCTGAAGCAGAACGGCCACGTACCCgacaacaagaagaagaaggcgGTGGACGACTGGTGTGAGATCAGCGGGAGCTCACACGACCACTGGGACGTGGTGAAATCAGTGCTTTCA ACTGAAGGAGCCACAGAGAGCCCGGGGATCTACG ATAATGCAGAATCAAATGCAAACAATTCATTGAAGTATGTCCCTGGAAAGGCACGATCCCACCacttgcagatgatgttgtccaaAGATGagttggaggaggagcagag ggTGCAGCAAGAGCAGCTGGCCGCCATCTTCCAGCTTCTGCAAGACAACAAAGAGACGTTTGGAGAGGTGTCTGAGGGAGACATGGAGGAGCAGCTTAGACTCTACTCCATTTAA
- the LOC113155991 gene encoding uncharacterized protein LOC113155991 isoform X2, with protein MDLIFVLSAIIFTLLAIVVATSIFSGSSPTADFANARWYFGHRGDGASGETERPGLKQNGHVPDNKKKKAVDDWCEISGSSHDHWDVVKSVLSEEAYPNPHTEELATHVEHSSSTSSLSVPRPGSRNMSLEGDSSSETSSGRRSFIGLSDKDLLKCAFSHSQTEGATESPGIYDNAESNANNSLKYVPGKARSHHLQMMLSKDELEEEQRRYFNTDFNCL; from the exons ATGGATCTCATTTTTGTATTATCAGCTATTATCTTCACACTTCTCGCCATAGTGGTCGCTACGTCGATATTTAGCGGCTCTTCGCCGACAGCCGACTTCGCAAACGCGCGGTGGTATTTCGGGCACAGAGGGGACGGAGCCTCCGGGGAAACGGAGCGACCAGGGCTGAAGCAGAACGGCCACGTACCCgacaacaagaagaagaaggcgGTGGACGACTGGTGTGAGATCAGCGGGAGCTCACACGACCACTGGGACGTGGTGAAATCAGTGCTTTCA GAGGAGGCATATCCCAACCCTCACACAGAAGAGCTGGCAACACATGTTGAGCACTCCTCCTCCACATCTAGCCTGTCTGTCCCCAGGCCTGGATCTAGGAATATGAGCTTAGAAGGAGACTCGTCATCCGAGACCTCGTCAGGCCGTAGGTCATTCATTGGGCTCTCTGATAAGGACCTCCTTAAGTGTGCTTTCTCTCACTCCCAGACTGAAGGAGCCACAGAGAGCCCGGGGATCTACG ATAATGCAGAATCAAATGCAAACAATTCATTGAAGTATGTCCCTGGAAAGGCACGATCCCACCacttgcagatgatgttgtccaaAGATGagttggaggaggagcagag GAGATACTTCAACACAGACTTTAACTGTCTGTAA
- the srsf2a gene encoding serine/arginine-rich splicing factor 2a isoform X2 — protein MSYGRPPPDVEGMTSLKVDNLTYRTSPETLRRVFEKYGRVGDVYIPRDRYTKESRGFAFVRFLDKRDAEDAMDAMDGALLDGRELRVQMARYGRPPDSMYSRRGAPPRRYGGRSASPRRRRRSRSRSRSRSRSRSRSRHHYSRSRSRSYSRSRSRSRSKSKSKSKSRTPRRSKSKSPSRSRSRSRSKSRSRTPPSNRGSKSKSRSKSRSRSKSKSRPKSPEDNGAES, from the exons ATGAGCTACGGCAGGCCGCCGCCAGACGTGGAGGGGATGACCTCCCTCAAAGTGGACAACCTCACTTACCGAACTTCGCCAGAGACCCTGCGTCGTGTTTTCGAGAAGTACGGCCGGGTGGGAGATGTCTATATCCCCCGGGATAGGTACACGAAGGAGAGCCGAGGCTTCGCCTTTGTGCGGTTTCTCGACAAGCGCGACGCTGAAGACGCCATGGACGCTATGGACGGCGCGCTCCTCGATGGGCGGGAGCTCCGAGTGCAGATGGCCCGCTACGGACGACCGCCGGACTCCATGTATAGCCGAAGAGGTGCTCCGCCACGCAGATATGGAGG CCGTTCTGCCAGCCCTCGACGTCGCAGACGCAGCCGCAGTCGCTCCAGGAGCAGAAGCCGTTCCCGATCCAGGAGCCGCCATCACTATAGTCGCTCCAGGTCCCGCTCCTACTCCAGATCCAGATCAAGGTCCAGGTCGAAGTCCAAGTCAAAGTCCAAGTCCCGAACCCCCAGGCGAAGCAAGTCAAAGTCTCCCTCGAGGTCTCGCTCCCGCTCCAGGTCCAAGTCAAGGAGTCGAACCCCGCCTTCCAACAGAGGGTCTAAATCCAAGTCCAGATCCAAGTCAAGGTCCAGGTCCAAATCCAAGAGTAGGCCTAAGTCGCCAGAGGACAACGGAGCAGAGTCTTAA
- the srsf2a gene encoding serine/arginine-rich splicing factor 2a isoform X1, which yields MSYGRPPPDVEGMTSLKVDNLTYRTSPETLRRVFEKYGRVGDVYIPRDRYTKESRGFAFVRFLDKRDAEDAMDAMDGALLDGRELRVQMARYGRPPDSMYSRRGAPPRRYGGYGRRSRSRSASPRRRRRSRSRSRSRSRSRSRSRHHYSRSRSRSYSRSRSRSRSKSKSKSKSRTPRRSKSKSPSRSRSRSRSKSRSRTPPSNRGSKSKSRSKSRSRSKSKSRPKSPEDNGAES from the exons ATGAGCTACGGCAGGCCGCCGCCAGACGTGGAGGGGATGACCTCCCTCAAAGTGGACAACCTCACTTACCGAACTTCGCCAGAGACCCTGCGTCGTGTTTTCGAGAAGTACGGCCGGGTGGGAGATGTCTATATCCCCCGGGATAGGTACACGAAGGAGAGCCGAGGCTTCGCCTTTGTGCGGTTTCTCGACAAGCGCGACGCTGAAGACGCCATGGACGCTATGGACGGCGCGCTCCTCGATGGGCGGGAGCTCCGAGTGCAGATGGCCCGCTACGGACGACCGCCGGACTCCATGTATAGCCGAAGAGGTGCTCCGCCACGCAGATATGGAGGGTACGGACGCAGAAGCAGGAG CCGTTCTGCCAGCCCTCGACGTCGCAGACGCAGCCGCAGTCGCTCCAGGAGCAGAAGCCGTTCCCGATCCAGGAGCCGCCATCACTATAGTCGCTCCAGGTCCCGCTCCTACTCCAGATCCAGATCAAGGTCCAGGTCGAAGTCCAAGTCAAAGTCCAAGTCCCGAACCCCCAGGCGAAGCAAGTCAAAGTCTCCCTCGAGGTCTCGCTCCCGCTCCAGGTCCAAGTCAAGGAGTCGAACCCCGCCTTCCAACAGAGGGTCTAAATCCAAGTCCAGATCCAAGTCAAGGTCCAGGTCCAAATCCAAGAGTAGGCCTAAGTCGCCAGAGGACAACGGAGCAGAGTCTTAA